Proteins co-encoded in one Nicotiana sylvestris chromosome 7, ASM39365v2, whole genome shotgun sequence genomic window:
- the LOC138872447 gene encoding importin subunit beta-3-like, whose protein sequence is MAVGKEKFRGDEKQVMEVLMSLQGVQAKGDGPLINYLLIAYSRIFHCLGQDFLPYMSAVMPFFIQCAQLEPAMTISTQSDYGTNEFDDNR, encoded by the exons ATGGCTGTTGGCAAAGAGAAATTTAGGGGAGACGAAAAGCAG GTTATGGAAGTGCTTATGTCATTACAAGGAGTACAAGCGAAGGGGGATGGTCCTCTTATTAATTACTTGCTAATA GCATATAGTAGAATTTTTCATTGCCTTGGACAGGATTTTCTTCCTTATATGAGTGCAGTCATGCCCTTTTTTATTCAATGTGCTCAACTTGAACCTGCTATGACCATCTCTACACAGTCGGACTATGGAACTAATGAATTTGATGATAATAGGTAA